Proteins co-encoded in one Coregonus clupeaformis isolate EN_2021a chromosome 17, ASM2061545v1, whole genome shotgun sequence genomic window:
- the LOC121586072 gene encoding sister chromatid cohesion protein DCC1 encodes MSRTLEEVQATLQIAKLKENDLQNTIHCLTFGESISSGDYCLMELDDALCKHIEAGKSLVIRGDQDERAVLCSEDKTYDLKIADTSNLLLLVPGCLTPDQLTTDNQASSQLVHAQIWGFSNSYWELRKTHPRLKKLKKLLMENPYEGPVISGQEDVTEGKYTMGDLLERIQASEEELEAQLQTIHACEVNGYWRLLDFDYEMKLLGHVTQLVDSESWSFSKVPLSVSLEELGCLEPQEMIEHSLNCYGRRYTDGDEVFFALNEDKVCRATAQMLLQNAVKFNLSEFQEVWQQSVPEGMGTRLDQLKSLALVDRSTKPETISLLRVEDLPEDTLERFTHLFTMREKWTEEDITPYIQDLCGEKQTTGALLTKYARSSTQNGVKVFNSRRPVAT; translated from the exons ATGTCGAGAACATTAGAAGAGGTACAGGCTACCCTACAAATCGCCAAACTAAAAGAGAATGATTTGCAGAACACAATTCACTGTTTAACTTTCGGAGAAAGCATCTCGTCCGGAGACTACTGCCTGATGGAACTGGATGACGCGCTCTGTAAACACATAGAAGCAGGAAAGAG CCTTGTTATCAGAGGAGACCAGGATGAGAGAGCTGTCCTGTGCAGTGAAGACAAGACTTATGACCTGAAGATAGCTGACACCTCCAACCTGCTGCTGTTAGTACCTGGCTGCCTGACTCCAGATCAGCTGACTACTGACAACCAGGCCAGCTCTCAGCTGGTCCATGCACAG ATTTGGGGCTTTTCTAACAGTTACTGGGAGTTGAGAAAGACTCATCCCAGGCTAAAGAAGCTGAAGAAACTTCTGATGGAGAATCCGTACGAAGGCCCAGTTATCAGTGGGCAGGAGGATGTCACAGAGGGGAAG TACACTATGGGAGACTTGCTTGAAAGAATCCAAGCAAGCGAGGAGGAACTGGAGGCTCAACTACAGACTATTCATGCCTGTGAGGTCAACG gctactggaggctgtTGGATTTTGACTATGAGATGAAGTTACTGGGTCATGTCACTCAGCTGGTGGACTCGGAGTCCTGGTCCTTCAGTAAAGTCCCTCTCAGTGTCAGTCTGGAGGAGTTAGGATGTCTGGAGCCACA GGAGATGATAGAGCATAGCTTGAACTGTTATGGAAGGCGCTACACAGATGGCG ATGAGGTGTTCTTTGCGCTGAACGAGGACAAGGTGTGCAGAGCCACTGCTCAGATGCTGCTGCAGAACGCGGTAAAGTTCAACCTGTCAGAGTTCCAGGAGGTGTGGCAGCAGAGTGTCCCAGAGGGCATGGGCACCAGGTTGGACCAGCTGAAG AGTCTAGCCCTTGTGGACCGCAGCACCAAACCAGAGACCATATCTCTGCTGAGAGTGGAAGATCTTCCCGAGGACACACTGGAGAGATTCACCCATCTCTTCACCATGAGAGAGAAGTGGACCGAGGAGGACATCACCCCTTACATACA GGACTTGTGTGGAGAAAAGCAAACTACTGGAGCTCTTCTTACCAAATACGCTCGTTCGTCCACGCAAAACGGAGTAAAAGTATTCAATTCAAGAAGACCAGTGGCAACATGA